Proteins co-encoded in one Gossypium arboreum isolate Shixiya-1 chromosome 11, ASM2569848v2, whole genome shotgun sequence genomic window:
- the LOC128283999 gene encoding uncharacterized protein LOC128283999, with protein MIRFWDPAYQCFIFNQEDMTPTVEEYAALLRIDNVQFYKIYVNEPKPLTFKKKLVKLTGLTDTWAEKQIKKKNEISCILWFSLQDLVLNHPDILKRVNLFALAIYGLVVFPKVLGHIEVAVMDFFEKLKQGINPIPTILAETLRSLSSCRRKGEGRFIGFAQLLNVWILSHFWKIERTPYHMFSKTIAPLEAYLEREWPKDVTEEHWVSVFQNLRAEDVTWRAPWIRPSVLLYKVGNHDWVPLLGLWGRVGYASLLTQRQFSSRQFIPTTGGLAQSEFAFAGEGYIKRARDTAKSWKKIHLMELALYTDTFTQDYDV; from the coding sequence ATGATCAGATTCTGGGATCCGGCTTACCAGTGTTTCATTTTCAATCAAGAAGATATGACCCCAACCGTGGAAGAGTACGCTGCTTTACTTCGTATTGATAATGTGCAATTCTACAAGATTTATGTGAATGAGCCCAAGCCATTGACTTTCAAGAAAAAGCTGGTAAAGTTGACTGGCTTGACCGACACATGGGCCGagaaacaaataaagaaaaagaatgaaatcAGCTGTATTTTATGGTTTTCCCTGCAGGATTTAGTCCTAAATCATCCCGATATTTTGAAGAGAGTGAATctgttcgctttggccatttacggaTTGGTCGTCTTCCCAAAAGTTCTGGGACATATAGAAGTTGCAGTAATGGACttttttgaaaagttaaaacaaggaatcaatcCTATCCCAACTATTTTGGCCGAGACCCTCAGATCCCTAAGCAGTTGTAGGAGGAAAGGGGAAGGACGCTTTATCGGATTTGCGCAATTGcttaatgtttggattttgagccaTTTCTGGAAAATAGAGCGCACACCGtaccacatgttttcaaaaaccATCGCCCCGTTGGAAGCTTATCTTGAGAGAGAATGGCCAAAGGATGTCACTGAAGAgcattgggtttcagtttttcagaaccttcgagCTGAAGATGTAACTTGGAGAGCACCGTGGATCCGCCCTTCGGTTCTGTTATACAAGGTTGGAAACCATGATTGGGTGCCACTGCTCGGATTATGGGGAAGAGTAGGTTATGCTTCGTTATTGACCCAGAGGCAgttttcttcgcgacaattcatacccaccactggaggattagcacagtccGAATTTGCTTTCGCAGGCGAGGGTTATATAAAAAGGGCCCGAGATACGGCGaagtcttggaagaaaattcatcTAATGGAATTGGCTCTATACACCGATACTTTCACCCAGGATTATGATGTATAG